Within Kutzneria chonburiensis, the genomic segment CTCCTCCAGCTCGACGTACTCGGTCAGCAGCGCCTCGAGGGCCTCAGGGACGGGTCTGGTCACACTGCCTAGTTTGCCTAACGGGTCGAGGTGCCACCCGATCGGGCCAGCGCCACGGCCTCCAGCTGCGAGCCGACCTCCAGCTTGGCCAGGATGGAGCGGATCTGGCTGCGTACGGTGGCCACCGACACGACGAACTCCTCAGCCACCTTCGCGGCCCGCTGACCTGCGGCAAGCCGCTCCAGGACCTCCCGCTCACGGGTGGTCAGCCGGTCCAGCAGGCGGGTCCGGTCCTGGTCGCCGCGGTTGAGTTCGTACAGCTCGCGGCGCTCCTGCTCGGACAGCATCGACTTGCCGTGCACCGCCGCGGCGGCGGCCTGCACGAGCTGCTCGAACGGCGCGGTCTTGGACACCCAGCCGATCGCGCCGGCGACGATCGCGGCAGCGATCCGGTTGCGGCTGGACGACCCGGTCACCACCAGCACCCGCCAGCCGGCGGCCTTGAGCGGCAGCACCAGGTCGGCCCCGTCGACGTCGAGGCCGAGGTCCATGTCCAGCAGCACCAGGCCTCGCTGGTCGCCCGACTCGGCCTCGGCGATGATCTCCGCCTCGGACGTCACCGGGCAGCGGCGGGCCGGAATGCCCTGCCCCCGCAGCGCCAGCACCAGTGAGGTGGCCACGATCGCGTGATCGTCGATCACCAGAACGGGTGGCTTTGCCATCACGGGCGGCCCGCAGGCACGGCCAGGGCCGCGACGGTGCCGTGGCCGTCGGCGGCCGGGCGCAGCGACAGCGAGCCGCCGGACGCGCCGACCAGCTGCTGGCTCAGGTGCAGCCCCAGGCCGCTGCCGCCGCGCGACTCGTCGTGCACGCCGCGCCGGAACAGCTTGCCGCGCACCTCGGGGGCCAGGCCGGGGCCGTCGTCACGCACCTCGACGTGCACGCTCCGCCCGTTGGCCCTGGCCTTGACCTGCACCTTCGCCCCGGGCGCGTGGCGCTCGCAGTTGGCCAGCAGATTGGTCACGACCTGGGCGAACGCGTCGGCCGGCATGGTCGTGCGCAGGCCCGGCTCCACGTCCAGCTCCACGTCGAGGCCGTTGGTCCGGCGCAGCGTGACGATCCGCGTGAGCACCGGGTCGACCGCGCACCCGGCCGGCTCGGCTCGCTGGTCCAGCAGGTTGCGCAGGCGGCCGATCTCCTCGCGGACGGCCTCGCTGAGCAGTTCCCGGTCGTCCTTGCCGGCGGCGCTGAGCACGTGGGTCATGCCGTCAAGGCCGGCCAGCACGTTGTGCAGCTCGTGGTCCAGCTCGGCGATGCGGTCCACCCGCAGCTGCGAGGTCATGAACCGCTCGCGCAGCCGCCGGGCCAGCGCCGCGCACATGATGATCGCCCCGCACAGCCGCAGGCAGGCGCCGCCGAGGCCGGTGTTGCCGGTGTCGCGCAGCACCAGCGCGATGGCCACGACCAGCATGCCGGCGCCGAGGCCGTAGGCCATCGGGATCCGGTTGCGGATGCCGTACACGATGTAGGTGACGGTGACGGCGATCCAGGCCGCCACCACGAAGCGGTCCAGCACGCCGGCCAGCGCCAGCGCGTTCAGCGCGGGCGTGGTGTAGATCAGCATGGCCAGCGCGACGCTGACCACGATGCCGAGCAGGCCGCCCGGGACGCCCATGGTCAAGCGCGGTTGGCTGGGCACCAGGGCGAAGGCCATCAGCACCAGGAAGATCAGGCAGCCGGCGAACCGCAGCAGCGCCATCAGGTGCTGGGTGTCCGGGCTGGTGAAGGCGATGACCGTGGCCGGCAGCACAACCAGCGCGTAGACCGTTACGGCGGCGGCCAGTCCGCCGATACCTCTGCTGTCGTCCAGCCTGGCCAGGAAGAAGGCGAGTACCACACCGCACGCGGTGATACCGGCGACCGCGATGACCAGCACGAGCTGGCCGGCCTGGTCCGGCATCAGCGTGCGGGCCGGGGAGAGGTTCACCGCGATGGTGGCCAGCACCGCGACCACCACCGGCACCCGGACGGCCGGTACTCGCGACAGCATCCAATCCCGCCCTGTCATGCGCAGCCCCCTGCCCACAACGTCGGCGCGGTCGTGGGAGAACGACCGCTTGGTGATGATTCAACCAACCGGCCTATCGACCGGACCCCCGGACGCGTTATCCGGATCGCGGGCACGAATATCGGTCACCGGGTGATCGGCGATCTGGTTGCTCGTTTTCCGTGGCCCAGGGGCGAATACCCAATTTTGACGATGAGCGGCCGGCGGCGCCAGGGCAGTCTTGGTGGTGTCGAACTTCGCCGGGGTCCGGGAGAGCCCCGACGGGGCGATGCAAGACCGTGGCGGCGTCGGTAGCCCCCAGCCGGCGCCGCCACGGCGCACGAAGTCATTCCCAGCCAGAACGCGCCCGCGTCCGCGGGCAGGGTCCGGCCGGCACCCCCAGACGGCCGGGCCAGGTAGGACGCGAGAGGGCCCCGCAGCCAGTGGCTACGGGGCCCTCTCGACGTCTTTAGTTACGCACTCACTTCTGGCGCTTGCCGTAGCGGGCCTCGAAGCGGGCGACGCGGCCACCGGTGTCCAGGATCTTCTGCTTGCCCGTGTAGAACGGGTGGCAGTTGGAGCAGACCTCGACGTGGATGGCGCCGTCGCGCTTGGTGCTGTGGGTCGTGAAGGTGTTGCCGCAACCACAGGTCACGGACGTCTCCACGTACTCCGGGTGAATGCCGGCCTTCATCGCTCGTTCCTCTCATCGGCGGCCGCCGGGTCCCCGTGGCTGGTGCTGGGGTGAACCGGAGCCTTTCTCGACCATCCATTCTGCCAGATGGCCCGACACCTGCTAGAACAGGCCTGGTCGGGCGTTTGTTCCCGGTCGACCACTCGCCGTGCGAGAAGGCCCGCTGACCGCCGGAAGCGGCCTTATACCGACCTCACCCGCCCGCCGAATGGGCCGTTCGCCACACTGTGGGCCGTGTCGTGCGCGCTCGAAGCCTGCTCGCCGGCGCGGCCGCTGCCGGTCGCGCTGTGGCTGACCGTGCCGGTGCTGTTCACGGCCACGGTGCTGGGCCTGCTCGCGGCCGCGTGCCTGGTGCTGGGCGTGGGTGACGGCTCGGTGCCGCTGTCGACGCCGGTGTTCGGCGCGGCCGCCGCGGTGACGGCGGCGCTGCACCCCGGGGTGTCGTGGGGCCGCCGGGAGCGGCTGCGCCGGGCCGCCCGCGGCTACCCCGCTGTGGTGCTGGCCGCGGGGATCGCGGTGTGCTGGCTGTCCGTGCCCGACCTGCTGGCCGTGACCATCGGCGCGCCGGCGGCGGTCGCGTCGGTGGCGTTGTGCGTGTGGGAGCGCAGCGACTACCAACTTTCGTCTGACCACCGGGCGTGACCGACCGCTCACGTTTCCACTCCCGGCAATCGCCGATGACGTGACCGCGGTCACGCTCCTAGCGTCGCCCTCAGCTCGTCAGGAACTCACCTGCTGAGGGGACATGACGTGAACCGTTTTCTGCACACCGTGGCCAAGGCCGCGTTAGCCGTCACCCTGTCCGTCACCGCACTCTCCGCCATCCCGCTGGCCACGGCCTCGGCCGCGCCCGCCGTGGTCGCCGCGCCCATGTCGGCCGGCGACGGCACCGCCGCCGGGGCCGTCGCCTGGTACCAGGCGCACAACGGCAGCACCGCCTACCAGGGCTACTGCGAGAAGGCGGCGGAGAACGCCTATGGCACCACCGGTGTCTGGGCCTCGGCCAACGCGCACTGGAACGGCGCATCGCCCAAGCACCCCGGCGACAAGAACCCGCCGCTGGGGGCGTTCGTCTACTGGAACATCAGCGCCTACGGCCACGTCGGCATCTCCGACGGCGCCGGCGGTTTCTGGGCCTCCAGCGTCAACGGCCGCATCGGCCACGTCACCCGGTCCATGGGCGGCGTCGACTACTTCAACGCCTACCGCGGCTGGACCCCGGCGGCCCGCCCCCACCAGTAAGCCACCTGTCCGGGGACCGCGAGCCCCCGCCGGGGTCCCCACCGATAGGAAGGGGCCCTTCCTGACGTTGAACGTCAGGAAGGGCCCCTTCACTGCATCGATCAGTCGTTGTCGCCGTTGCTGCCCGGTGTGGTCTTCGCCACCTGCATCAGGAACTCGATGTTGGTGCGGGACTTGCGCAGCCGGTCCAGCAGCAGGTCGATGGCCTGCTGGCTGTCCAGGGCGTGCAGCACGCGGCGCAGCTTGTGCATCACGGCCAGCTCGTCCGGCGGGAGCAGCAGCTCCTCCTTGCGGGTGCCGGACGGGTCGACGTCGACGGCCGGGAAGACCCGCTTGTCGGCGATGCGCCGGTCCAGCTTGAGCTCGGCGTTGCCGGTGCCCTTGAACTCCTCGAAGATGACCGTGTCCATGGTCGACCCGGTCTCCACCAGCGCGGTCGCGAAGATGGTCAGCGAGCCGCCACCCTCGATGTTGCGCGCGGCGCCGAGGAAGCGCTTCGGCGGGTACAGCGCGGTCGAGTCGACACCACCGGACAGGATGCGGCCCGAGGCCGGCGCGGCCAGGTTGTACGCGCGGCCGAGACGGGTGATCGAGTCGAGCAGCACGACCACGTCATGGCCCATCTCGACCAGGCGCTTGGCCCGCTCGATGGACAGCTCGGCCACCGAGGTGTGGTCGCCCGGCGGGCGGTCGAAGGTGGAGGCGATGACCTCGCCCTTCACCGACCGCTGCATGTCGGTGACCTCTTCCGGACGCTCGTCCACCAGCACCACCATCAGGTGGCACTCGGGGTTGTTCGTCGTGATCGCGTTGGCGATCGACTGGAGCACCGAGGTCTTGCCGGCCTTGGGCGGCGACACGATGAGCGCGCGCTGGCCCTTGCCGACCGGCATCACCAGGTCGATGACGCGGGTGGTGAGGATGTGCGGCTCGGTCTCCAGGCGCAGGCGCTCGTTGGGGTAGAGCGGCGTGAGCTTGGTGAACTCGGGCCGGTTGCGCACCTGGTCGGGCTCGAGGCCGTTGATGGTGTCCACGCGCACCAGCGGGTTGAACTTCTGCCGCTGCTGCTCGCCCTCACGGGGCTGGCGCACCGCGCCGGTGATGTTGTCGCCGCGGCGCAGGCCGTGCTTGCGCACCAGCGACAGCGAGACGTAGACGTCGTTCGGGCCGGCCAGGTAGCCGGAGGTGCGCACGAAGGCGTAGTTCTCCAGCACGTCGAGGATGCCGGCGACGGGCAGCAGCACGTCGTCGTCGCGGACCTCGGTGTCGCCACCGCCGCCGCCCTGGCCGCGCTCGACGCCGTCACGCCCGCGCCGGTTGCGGTCGCGGAACCGACGGCCGCGGCGACCGCCGCGCTCGTCGTCATCGTCCTGCTGCCGGTTGTCCGGGCGGTTGTTCTGCTGGCGGTCGCCACGGTCACCACGGTCGCCGCGCTGGTCGTTGCGGTCGCCACGGTCACGCTGGCGGTCGCCACGGTCACCCTGCTGACGGTCGCCCTGCTGGCGCTCGCCACGGTCGCCGCGGTCGCCCCGCTGCTCGTTGCGGTCGCCACGGTCACGCTGCGGACGGTCGCCGTCCTGCTGGCGCTCCTGGCGCTCGGCCCGCGGCTCACCGCCCTGCTGCGGCTGCTCCGTGCGCTGCTCGGCGCCGCCCTCGGGCGAACCCGCGGGACGGCTGGCGGCGCGGCGGCGGCGGTTGTTGCGACGGCCGCCCTCCTCGTCGCTCTGCCGCGGCGCGGGGGCCGTCTCGGTGGGAGCCTCGACTACGGGCGCGGGAGCGGCGGCAACCTCGACGGGCGCAGCCTCGGCCTTGGCGGCCTTCTCCTTCTTGCCGTCGGTGGCGCGGGCGGGCTTCTCGCTGGTGCGGCGGGCCGGCTTGGACGCGGTGACACCGGTCAGCGGCAGCTCGGCCGTCTCGGCGCGACCGCCGGCGGACCCCTGGCGCTCCTTGATCGCGGCGATCAGGTCACCCTTGCGCATGCCCGCGGTGCCGCTGATGTTGAGTTGACCGGCGAGCTCGCGCAGTTCCGCGAGCACCATGCCGGACAGTCCTGCGCGGCGCTTCGTGGTGGTCAGCGGGGTCTCCTTGGATTCGGTACGGGGGGCAGGAGCCGAGTCCTGCTGGGAACCCGGCGCGGCGGACACCGCGTCGCTGCCCAAGAGATCGGTGTTGCTCACACATGTCCTTCCTGACCGGTCCGAGCCTCCTACTTGGACCAGCTGCGCCGTCCCGAACGACTGAACGGCGCGGGCGCCCGTGAGCGGGCGGAAAGCCGCGAACACGGGACTTGTCGGTCACCACAGCGGCCGGGTATCCCGCCAGACGTCGAGGACCGACATTCCGATCGGGAGATGCGTACCGGGACGAGTGCCCGGGCACGACACCGGCGCCCGTGCGCTCGGTGACTGATCTACCCTGAGGGTAGACGGCAGGCCCGCATGGTGCAACAACCGGCCCCCGGCGTGGCGCTGATGGCGTCAACACCCCCCACCTGCGTTTTGTTCCAGAATCAACCGATCGGCCGAACCTGTACGCCGTCCCGGTCGATTTCCAGCCGATGCGCCGCGAACCCGGTCAGGTCCACCGTCGGCGGCACCTCTCGATCGCCGCTGACCAGCGTGAACACCGTCGGGCCGGCGCCGGAGACGGTAGCCGGGAAACCGGCCGCGCGCAGCGCTTCGACACCACGGATCGTGTCCGGCCAGGCCGGTTCGCGATACCCCTGGTGCAGTCGATCCTCCGTAGCGGGCATCAGCAGATCCGGCGCGGTTGTCACGGCGTGCACGGCCAAGGCTGCCCGTCCGGCCGCGAACGCGGCGTCGACGTGCGGCACCTGCGCCGGCAGCAGGCCGCGCGTGGTCTTGGTCGAGGACTCCGTGGCCGGGATGAACACCATGGCGTGCAGGTCGGCGTGCGGTTCGAGGCGAACGGCCCGGTAACTCTTGTCCTCGCTCCAGGCCAGCACGAGACCGCCATACAGGCTGGCCGCCGCGTTGTCGGCGTGCCCCTCGAACTCCGCGGCCAGCTGCAACGCCCGGTCATCCAACGTCCGGCCGGCCAGCGCGTAGCCGGCGGCGACGCCGGCCACCACCGCGGCGGCCGAAGAGCCGAGCCCGCGGGAATGCGGGATGACGTTGCGGCAGCGGACAATCAGCCCATCGGGCGTGCCCTCGACGGACCGGATCGCCCGTACCAGCAGATGGTCCTCGTCCAGCGGCACCTGTCCCGCACCTTCGCCCTGCACCTTTATGTCCAGACCGGCGTCCGCGGCTTCCACCGTGACCTCGTCGTACAGGCCGAGCGCGATGCCCAGGGCGTCGAAGCCGGAGCCCAGATTGGCCGTGGAGGCCGGCACCCGGACGTGAACCGCCCTCACACCAGCTCCAGGGCGTGCGCCACCGCCGAAGGCTCCACCGGCAGCACCTCGAACTCCGGCATGCCCTTCAGCGCCGTGTCCGGGTCCTTGAGGCCGTGACCGGTCACGGTGCAGACGACCGTGGAACCCTTGGGCAGCCGCCCATCCGCGGCCGTCAGCAGCAGACCGGCGATGCTGGCCGCGGAGGCGGGCTCCACGAACACGCCCTCGCGTGCGGCCAGCAACCGGTATGCGGCAAGGATCTGATCGTCGGTGACAGCGTCGATCAGGCCGTTCGACTCGTTACGCGCGTTGATCGCGCCGTCCCAGGAAGCGGGATCGCCGATGCGGATGGCCGTGGCGATCGTCTCCGGGTGCTTCACCGGCTCGCCGGTCACCAGCGGGGCCGCGCCGGCCGCCTGGAAGCCGAACATCCTTGGCGTGGCGGCAATCACGCCGTCCTTCGCGTACTCCGTGTAACCCTTCCAGTACGCCGTGATGTTGCCGGCGTTGCCCACCGGCAGCAGGTGGAAGTCCGGCGCGTGGCCGAGCACGTCGCAGACCTCGAAGGCGGCGGTCTTCTGGCCGTCGATACGGATCGGGTTCACCGAGTTCACCAGGTTGATCGGGAACTCGGCGGCGGTCTTGCGGGCCAGTTCGAGGCAGTCGTCGAAGTTGCCGTCCACCTGGAGGATGCGACAGCCGTGCATGACCGCCTGAGCCAGCTTGCCCAGCGCGATCTTGCCGCTGGGCACGAGCACCGCGCAGGTGAGCCCGGCCTTGGCCGCGTAGGCGGCCGCGGAGGCGGAAGTGTTGCCCGTGGAGGCACAGATGACGGCCTTCGCCCCTTGCGCCACGGCCAGGGTGACCGCGGCGGTCATGCCGCGGTCCTTGAACGAGCCGGTCGGGTTCGCGCCCTCCACCTTCAGGAAGACGCGGCTGCCGGTCAGCCCGGACAGGTGCTTGGCCTCGACCAGCGGCGTGCCGCCCTCGTGCAGCGTGACGATCTCGGCGTCGGCCGGCAGCGGGATGCGGTCCCGGTACGCGGCGATGATGCCCGGCCAGCCCGCCCTGATCGCGGTGGTCATGACTCTTCCCCTTCGACCCTCATCACGCTGACGACCTCCCGGACCACCGGCAGGCCGGCGATCTTCTCCACGGTTCCGCGCAGCGCTGCGTCGGAGGCGGCATGGGTGACCACGACCAGGCTGGCGTCCACCGGACGGCCCTCCTGGCGGACCACGGCGATGCTCACGTCGTGCTCGGCGAACACGGCGGCGACCTGGGACAGCACGCCCGGCCGGTCGGCCACGTCCAGACTGATGTGATAGCGGGTGCTGGCCTGGCCCATCGGCCGCACCGGCAGGTCGGCGTAGGCCGACTCGCGCGGCCCGCGCCCACCGGCGACGATGTTGCGCGCCACCGCGACCAGGTCGCCGAGCACCGCGCTGGCCGTCGGCGCGCCGCCCGCGCCCTGGCCGTAGAACATCAACTGGCCGGCCGCGTCCGCTTCCACGAACACGGCATTGAACGCGCCGCCGACCGAGGCCAGCGGATGGCTGTTCGGGATCATCGCCGGGTGCACGCGCACGGCCACCGACTCCACGCCGTCGGCGTCGGTGACCCGCTCGCAGATGGCCAGCAGCTTCACCGTGCGGCCGAGACCGCGGGCCGCCGCGATGTCGGCCGAGGTGACCGCGGAGATGCCCTCGCGGTGCACGTCGCCGGCGGTGACCCGGGTGTGGAAGGCCAGCGAGGCCAGGATGGCCGCCTTGGACGCGGCGTCGAAGCCGTCGACGTCCGCGGTCGGATCCGCCTCGGCGTAGCCGAGGCGGCTGGCCTCGTCGAGCGTCTCGCCGTAGCCGGCGCCGGTGGCCGACATCGCCGACAGGATGTAGTTCGTGGTCCCGTTGACGATGCCCATCACGCGGGTGATCCGGTCCCCGGCAAGGGATTCCCGCAGCGGACGCAGCAGCGGGATGGCCCCGGCCACGGCCGCCTCGAAGTAGATGTCCGCACCCGAGGCGTCGGCCGCGGCGTACAGCTCCGGGCCGTGTTCGGCCAGCAGCGCCTTGTTCGCCGTGACCACGGACTTGCCGGCCCGCAAGGCTTTCAGCAGCAGCGAGCGCACCGGCTCGATGCCGCCGATGACCTCCACGACAACGTCCACATCGGACTCGACCAGCGAGTCGGCGTCGGTGGTCAGCAGCTCGGCCGGCACCTCGCGGTGCTTGTTGGGCCGGCGCACCGCGATGCCGGTCAGCTCGACCGGCGTGCCGATCCGGGCCGCGAAGTCCTCCGCCTGGTCGGTGAGCAGCCGCGCCACCTCGGTGCCGACGGTGCCGCAGCCGAGCATCGCGACCTTGATGGGTTTCACGACTAAGCCTCCAGGCGGAACAGGTCGTCCTCGGTCTCCCTGCGCAGCAGCAACCGGCTCGTGCCGTCCTTGACGGCGACGACCGCCGGGCGGGGCAGCCGGTTGTAGCCGTTGGCCATCGCGTAGCAGTAGGCGCCGGTCGCGGCCAGGGCGAGCAGGTCGCCCGGGGCCGTGTCGGCCGGCAGCCAGCAGTCGCGCACCACGACGTCGCCGGACTCGCAGTGCTTGCCGACCACGCGAGACAGGGTCGCCGGCACGTCCTCGTCGACGCGGCGGGACACCAGCCGGCAGTCGTAGACGGCGTCGTACAGCGCGGTCCGGATGTTGTCGCTCATGCCGCCGTCGATGCTGACGTAGCGACGACCGGCGCCGCCGCCGAGCACCACGTCCTTGGTCGTGCCGACCTCGTACACCGTGACCGTGCCGGGGCCGGCGATGGCGCGGCCGGGCTCGACCGCCACCCGCGGCACCGGCAGGCCCTCGTTGGCGCACTCCTTGGCCACGATCTGCTGGAGCTGCTCGGCCAGCTGGGCCGGCGGCGGCGGGTCGTCGTCAGGCATGTAGGCGATGCCGAGGCCGCCACCGAGGTCCACAGTGGACAGATCGGCCAGTGCGTCGTCGCCGTGTTCCTTGTGCAGCGCGGAAAGCAAGCCGATCACCCGGTGCGCGGCGATCTCGAAGCCGTCGGCGTCGTAGATCTGGGAGCCGATGTGGCTGTGCAGCCCGACGAGCGTGAGCCCCTCGGCCTTGAGCACCCGGCGGGCCGCCTCCGCGGCGTCGCCGCCGGCCAGCGAGAAGCCGAACTTCTGGTCCTCGTGCGCGGTGGCGATGAACTCGTGGGTGTGCGCCTCGACGCCGACCGTCACGCGGATCATCACCGGCTGGCGGACGCCGCGGACGCGGGCGATCTCGTCCAGCCGGGCGATCTCCAGGAACGAGTCCAGCACCACGACGCCGACCCCGGAGTCGACCGCGAACTCCAGCTCGGCGAAGGACTTGTTGTTGCCGTGCAAGGCAATGCGCTCGGGCGGGAACTCGGCGCGCAGCGCGATGGCCAGCTCGCCGCCGCTGCACACGTCCAGCCCGAGGCCCTCCTGCGCGACCCAGCGGGCGATCTCCACGGACAGGAATGCCTTGGACGCGTAGTGCACCAGCGCCGGGTCGCCGAACGCCTCGGCCTGGGTGCGGCAGCGCGTGCGGAAGTCGTCCTCGTCGACCACGAACAGCGGCGTGCCGTACTGCTCGGCCAGCTCGCGGACGTCGACACCGGCCAGCGTGACGATGCCGTCCTCGCGGCGACGCGCGTTGAGCGGCCACACGTTGGCCGGCAGCGAATCCAGGTCGTCCGAAGTGGACGGTCGGGGTCCTGCGGTGTTCGCCGGCACCAACACGTCGG encodes:
- the lysA gene encoding diaminopimelate decarboxylase codes for the protein MRAHPAGPRHADVLVPANTAGPRPSTSDDLDSLPANVWPLNARRREDGIVTLAGVDVRELAEQYGTPLFVVDEDDFRTRCRTQAEAFGDPALVHYASKAFLSVEIARWVAQEGLGLDVCSGGELAIALRAEFPPERIALHGNNKSFAELEFAVDSGVGVVVLDSFLEIARLDEIARVRGVRQPVMIRVTVGVEAHTHEFIATAHEDQKFGFSLAGGDAAEAARRVLKAEGLTLVGLHSHIGSQIYDADGFEIAAHRVIGLLSALHKEHGDDALADLSTVDLGGGLGIAYMPDDDPPPPAQLAEQLQQIVAKECANEGLPVPRVAVEPGRAIAGPGTVTVYEVGTTKDVVLGGGAGRRYVSIDGGMSDNIRTALYDAVYDCRLVSRRVDEDVPATLSRVVGKHCESGDVVVRDCWLPADTAPGDLLALAATGAYCYAMANGYNRLPRPAVVAVKDGTSRLLLRRETEDDLFRLEA
- a CDS encoding LuxR family transcriptional regulator, whose amino-acid sequence is MAKPPVLVIDDHAIVATSLVLALRGQGIPARRCPVTSEAEIIAEAESGDQRGLVLLDMDLGLDVDGADLVLPLKAAGWRVLVVTGSSSRNRIAAAIVAGAIGWVSKTAPFEQLVQAAAAAVHGKSMLSEQERRELYELNRGDQDRTRLLDRLTTREREVLERLAAGQRAAKVAEEFVVSVATVRSQIRSILAKLEVGSQLEAVALARSGGTSTR
- a CDS encoding sensor histidine kinase — its product is MLSRVPAVRVPVVVAVLATIAVNLSPARTLMPDQAGQLVLVIAVAGITACGVVLAFFLARLDDSRGIGGLAAAVTVYALVVLPATVIAFTSPDTQHLMALLRFAGCLIFLVLMAFALVPSQPRLTMGVPGGLLGIVVSVALAMLIYTTPALNALALAGVLDRFVVAAWIAVTVTYIVYGIRNRIPMAYGLGAGMLVVAIALVLRDTGNTGLGGACLRLCGAIIMCAALARRLRERFMTSQLRVDRIAELDHELHNVLAGLDGMTHVLSAAGKDDRELLSEAVREEIGRLRNLLDQRAEPAGCAVDPVLTRIVTLRRTNGLDVELDVEPGLRTTMPADAFAQVVTNLLANCERHAPGAKVQVKARANGRSVHVEVRDDGPGLAPEVRGKLFRRGVHDESRGGSGLGLHLSQQLVGASGGSLSLRPAADGHGTVAALAVPAGRP
- the rpmE gene encoding 50S ribosomal protein L31, which codes for MKAGIHPEYVETSVTCGCGNTFTTHSTKRDGAIHVEVCSNCHPFYTGKQKILDTGGRVARFEARYGKRQK
- the thrB gene encoding homoserine kinase; protein product: MRAVHVRVPASTANLGSGFDALGIALGLYDEVTVEAADAGLDIKVQGEGAGQVPLDEDHLLVRAIRSVEGTPDGLIVRCRNVIPHSRGLGSSAAAVVAGVAAGYALAGRTLDDRALQLAAEFEGHADNAAASLYGGLVLAWSEDKSYRAVRLEPHADLHAMVFIPATESSTKTTRGLLPAQVPHVDAAFAAGRAALAVHAVTTAPDLLMPATEDRLHQGYREPAWPDTIRGVEALRAAGFPATVSGAGPTVFTLVSGDREVPPTVDLTGFAAHRLEIDRDGVQVRPIG
- a CDS encoding CHAP domain-containing protein produces the protein MNRFLHTVAKAALAVTLSVTALSAIPLATASAAPAVVAAPMSAGDGTAAGAVAWYQAHNGSTAYQGYCEKAAENAYGTTGVWASANAHWNGASPKHPGDKNPPLGAFVYWNISAYGHVGISDGAGGFWASSVNGRIGHVTRSMGGVDYFNAYRGWTPAARPHQ
- a CDS encoding homoserine dehydrogenase encodes the protein MKPIKVAMLGCGTVGTEVARLLTDQAEDFAARIGTPVELTGIAVRRPNKHREVPAELLTTDADSLVESDVDVVVEVIGGIEPVRSLLLKALRAGKSVVTANKALLAEHGPELYAAADASGADIYFEAAVAGAIPLLRPLRESLAGDRITRVMGIVNGTTNYILSAMSATGAGYGETLDEASRLGYAEADPTADVDGFDAASKAAILASLAFHTRVTAGDVHREGISAVTSADIAAARGLGRTVKLLAICERVTDADGVESVAVRVHPAMIPNSHPLASVGGAFNAVFVEADAAGQLMFYGQGAGGAPTASAVLGDLVAVARNIVAGGRGPRESAYADLPVRPMGQASTRYHISLDVADRPGVLSQVAAVFAEHDVSIAVVRQEGRPVDASLVVVTHAASDAALRGTVEKIAGLPVVREVVSVMRVEGEES
- the thrC gene encoding threonine synthase, giving the protein MTTAIRAGWPGIIAAYRDRIPLPADAEIVTLHEGGTPLVEAKHLSGLTGSRVFLKVEGANPTGSFKDRGMTAAVTLAVAQGAKAVICASTGNTSASAAAYAAKAGLTCAVLVPSGKIALGKLAQAVMHGCRILQVDGNFDDCLELARKTAAEFPINLVNSVNPIRIDGQKTAAFEVCDVLGHAPDFHLLPVGNAGNITAYWKGYTEYAKDGVIAATPRMFGFQAAGAAPLVTGEPVKHPETIATAIRIGDPASWDGAINARNESNGLIDAVTDDQILAAYRLLAAREGVFVEPASAASIAGLLLTAADGRLPKGSTVVCTVTGHGLKDPDTALKGMPEFEVLPVEPSAVAHALELV
- the rho gene encoding transcription termination factor Rho, which gives rise to MSNTDLLGSDAVSAAPGSQQDSAPAPRTESKETPLTTTKRRAGLSGMVLAELRELAGQLNISGTAGMRKGDLIAAIKERQGSAGGRAETAELPLTGVTASKPARRTSEKPARATDGKKEKAAKAEAAPVEVAAAPAPVVEAPTETAPAPRQSDEEGGRRNNRRRRAASRPAGSPEGGAEQRTEQPQQGGEPRAERQERQQDGDRPQRDRGDRNEQRGDRGDRGERQQGDRQQGDRGDRQRDRGDRNDQRGDRGDRGDRQQNNRPDNRQQDDDDERGGRRGRRFRDRNRRGRDGVERGQGGGGGDTEVRDDDVLLPVAGILDVLENYAFVRTSGYLAGPNDVYVSLSLVRKHGLRRGDNITGAVRQPREGEQQRQKFNPLVRVDTINGLEPDQVRNRPEFTKLTPLYPNERLRLETEPHILTTRVIDLVMPVGKGQRALIVSPPKAGKTSVLQSIANAITTNNPECHLMVVLVDERPEEVTDMQRSVKGEVIASTFDRPPGDHTSVAELSIERAKRLVEMGHDVVVLLDSITRLGRAYNLAAPASGRILSGGVDSTALYPPKRFLGAARNIEGGGSLTIFATALVETGSTMDTVIFEEFKGTGNAELKLDRRIADKRVFPAVDVDPSGTRKEELLLPPDELAVMHKLRRVLHALDSQQAIDLLLDRLRKSRTNIEFLMQVAKTTPGSNGDND